The proteins below come from a single Magallana gigas chromosome 10, xbMagGiga1.1, whole genome shotgun sequence genomic window:
- the LOC117686670 gene encoding heat shock 70 kDa protein 12B isoform X1, with protein sequence MILRKMAEKDFLAVVAIDIGSAFSGYAYQFREDFEKARTKNIYSCVWRNGYQAYEKTVSSILLNPDGSFNSFGFDAENVYAEMFRKNAEKKFQDDKFPDKSPKDWFLFRNFKMELYGKEVLPRKMKIKDTTGKSFSLRAVFKESIRFFKEHALGAITRKTTLLPTDISWVLTIPAIWSEPAKQFMRTAAEEAGIPGESLMLALEPEAAALFTKEQELIRHTEEERVKLVPFVPNSKFMVVDLGGGTGDITVHEVQEDHTLHEINMATGGPWGGNKINEAFLRIWKDILQYEFTECIQNHPDEILELQQNFELQKRKIGEETTNEYLYIPLPECLREVPKIETKLEGSTKYPGIRVRRGKVEFPSEMIQDLFMEPIHDINGQIGHLLDQRDVDAVILVGGFSESKLVYKSIKEEIQPSVLILNPPECGLSVLKGAVLFGFQPQQISKRVSRYSYGFSISKPFDPVLYDRERDKFHKFNGQLEDVFFAIVRAGDSVLPNEVREYKCRPADFSLDFALVEFYGTLDKDPKYVRDSEVFTPELPCKHIGDIKVEYGDKSNLDNNEIIVKVVFGFTQLSVSAECSIAGEKKQVNAHFELLK encoded by the exons ATGATACTCAG AAAAATGGCTGAAAAGGATTTCCTGGCAGTTGTTGCCATCGATATTGGAAGTGCTTTCTCTGGATATGCTTACCAGTTTAGAGAGGACTTTGAAAAGGCGCGCACAAAGAATATATACTCCTGTGTGTGGAGAAATGGTTATCAGGCGTATGAAAAAACGGTTTCAAGCATCCTGCTTAATCCAGATGGGAGTTTCAATTCCTTTGG GTTTGATGCAGAAAATGTTTATGCGGAAATGTTTCGGaaaaatgctgaaaaaaagtttcaagATGATAAATTTCCAGATAAATCGCCTAAAGACTGGTTCTTATTCAGAAACTTCAAAATGGAGCTTTATGGAAAAGAG GTTTTGcctagaaaaatgaaaataaaggacACTACTGGTAAATCATTTTCACTGCGAGCAGTCTTCAAAGAGTCCATCAGATTTTTCAAAGAGCATGCTTTAGGTGCCATTACAAGAAAAACAACCCTTCTCCCTACAGACATTTCCTGGGTTCTGACCATTCCTGCAATTTGGAGCGAACCTGCTAAACAGTTCATGAGGACAGCGGCAGAAGAG GCAGGTATACCAGGAGAATCGTTGATGTTAGCTCTGGAACCCGAGGCCGCAGCCTTGTTTACAAAAGAACAAGAGTTGATTCGACACACAGAAGAAGAAAGAGTTAAACTGGTGCCATTTGttccaaattcaaaatttatggTGGTCGATTTAGGAG GTGGAACAGGTGACATCACCGTTCATGAAGTTCAAGAAGACCACACACTTCACGAGATCAACATGGCGACGGGGGGACCCTGGGGTGGAAACAAAATCAATGAGGCTTTCTTGCGAATCTGGAAAGACATACTCC AGTACGAATTTACTGAATGTATACAAAACCACCCCGATGAGATTTTAGAGCTGCAGCAAAACTTTGAATTACAAAAGAGAAAAATTGGTGAGGAAACAaccaatgaatatttatatatcccTCTTCCGGAATGTCTACGTGAAGTTCCAAAAATTGAGACGAAATTGGAAGGATCAACAAAATATCCTGGAATTCGAGTCAGACGAGGAAAGGTAGAATTCCCCTCAGAAATGATACAGGATCTTTTCATGGAACCTATCCATGACATAAATGGTCAAATCGGTCATTTACTGGATCAAAGGGATGTCGATGCCGTCATACTAGTGGGTGGATTCTCAGAGTCGAAGCTCGTTTACAAATCGATCAAGGAAGAGATCCAGCCATCAGTCTTAATTTTAAACCCACCAGAATGCGGATTATCCGTGTTAAAAGGCGCTGTTTTGTTCGGATTTCAGCCTCAGCAGATTTCAAAAAGAGTAAGTAGATATTCATATGGTTTCAGCATTAGCAAACCTTTTGATCCAGTTCTGTACGACAGGGAAAGAGATAAGTTTCACAAATTTAATGGCCAATTGGAAGACGTATTTTTTGCCATCGTCCGAGCGGGAGACTCGGTTCTTCCGAACGAGGTAAGAGAATACAAATGTCGACCAGCTGACTTTTCCTTAGATTTTGCACTTGTGGAATTCTATGGAACATTAGACAAAGATCCAAAGTACGTTAGGGATTCTGAAGTGTTCACCCCGGAGTTACCATGTAAGCACATTGGAGATATCAAAGTAGAATATGGAGATAAGAGCAATCTTgacaataatgaaataattgttaaaGTGGTGTTTGGTTTTACCCAACTCAGTGTTTCTGCTGAATGCTCAATTGCCGGAGAGAAAAAGCAAGTGAATGCCCATTTTGAATTGCTCAAGTAG
- the LOC117686670 gene encoding heat shock 70 kDa protein 12B isoform X2 → MFMRKCFGKMLKKSFKMINFQINRLKTGSYSETSKWSFMEKRNYFAQVLPRKMKIKDTTGKSFSLRAVFKESIRFFKEHALGAITRKTTLLPTDISWVLTIPAIWSEPAKQFMRTAAEEAGIPGESLMLALEPEAAALFTKEQELIRHTEEERVKLVPFVPNSKFMVVDLGGGTGDITVHEVQEDHTLHEINMATGGPWGGNKINEAFLRIWKDILQYEFTECIQNHPDEILELQQNFELQKRKIGEETTNEYLYIPLPECLREVPKIETKLEGSTKYPGIRVRRGKVEFPSEMIQDLFMEPIHDINGQIGHLLDQRDVDAVILVGGFSESKLVYKSIKEEIQPSVLILNPPECGLSVLKGAVLFGFQPQQISKRVSRYSYGFSISKPFDPVLYDRERDKFHKFNGQLEDVFFAIVRAGDSVLPNEVREYKCRPADFSLDFALVEFYGTLDKDPKYVRDSEVFTPELPCKHIGDIKVEYGDKSNLDNNEIIVKVVFGFTQLSVSAECSIAGEKKQVNAHFELLK, encoded by the exons ATGTTTATGCGGAAATGTTTCGGaaaaatgctgaaaaaaagtttcaagATGATAAATTTCCAGATAAATCGCCTAAAGACTGGTTCTTATTCAGAAACTTCAAAATGGAGCTTTATGGAAAAGAG aaattattttgcCCAGGTTTTGcctagaaaaatgaaaataaaggacACTACTGGTAAATCATTTTCACTGCGAGCAGTCTTCAAAGAGTCCATCAGATTTTTCAAAGAGCATGCTTTAGGTGCCATTACAAGAAAAACAACCCTTCTCCCTACAGACATTTCCTGGGTTCTGACCATTCCTGCAATTTGGAGCGAACCTGCTAAACAGTTCATGAGGACAGCGGCAGAAGAG GCAGGTATACCAGGAGAATCGTTGATGTTAGCTCTGGAACCCGAGGCCGCAGCCTTGTTTACAAAAGAACAAGAGTTGATTCGACACACAGAAGAAGAAAGAGTTAAACTGGTGCCATTTGttccaaattcaaaatttatggTGGTCGATTTAGGAG GTGGAACAGGTGACATCACCGTTCATGAAGTTCAAGAAGACCACACACTTCACGAGATCAACATGGCGACGGGGGGACCCTGGGGTGGAAACAAAATCAATGAGGCTTTCTTGCGAATCTGGAAAGACATACTCC AGTACGAATTTACTGAATGTATACAAAACCACCCCGATGAGATTTTAGAGCTGCAGCAAAACTTTGAATTACAAAAGAGAAAAATTGGTGAGGAAACAaccaatgaatatttatatatcccTCTTCCGGAATGTCTACGTGAAGTTCCAAAAATTGAGACGAAATTGGAAGGATCAACAAAATATCCTGGAATTCGAGTCAGACGAGGAAAGGTAGAATTCCCCTCAGAAATGATACAGGATCTTTTCATGGAACCTATCCATGACATAAATGGTCAAATCGGTCATTTACTGGATCAAAGGGATGTCGATGCCGTCATACTAGTGGGTGGATTCTCAGAGTCGAAGCTCGTTTACAAATCGATCAAGGAAGAGATCCAGCCATCAGTCTTAATTTTAAACCCACCAGAATGCGGATTATCCGTGTTAAAAGGCGCTGTTTTGTTCGGATTTCAGCCTCAGCAGATTTCAAAAAGAGTAAGTAGATATTCATATGGTTTCAGCATTAGCAAACCTTTTGATCCAGTTCTGTACGACAGGGAAAGAGATAAGTTTCACAAATTTAATGGCCAATTGGAAGACGTATTTTTTGCCATCGTCCGAGCGGGAGACTCGGTTCTTCCGAACGAGGTAAGAGAATACAAATGTCGACCAGCTGACTTTTCCTTAGATTTTGCACTTGTGGAATTCTATGGAACATTAGACAAAGATCCAAAGTACGTTAGGGATTCTGAAGTGTTCACCCCGGAGTTACCATGTAAGCACATTGGAGATATCAAAGTAGAATATGGAGATAAGAGCAATCTTgacaataatgaaataattgttaaaGTGGTGTTTGGTTTTACCCAACTCAGTGTTTCTGCTGAATGCTCAATTGCCGGAGAGAAAAAGCAAGTGAATGCCCATTTTGAATTGCTCAAGTAG